From the genome of bacterium:
GCTTGTTGAAAAATCAGTTGGAGCGCGGACTTCCAGTCCGCAAAAACCTGATCGCTCGACGAGCATTTTGCGGGCAAGGATGCCCGCGCTCCAACTGGGACCGCCAGCACCTGGATTTTTCAACAAGCTCAGCCTGCGATCCACAAATTCCTATCTGATCGTGTTTTAATTGTTCAGATGAAGCTCTGGCTATCGAAGAGCAGTAAAGTTCCGCTCCACGAACAACTGACCACTCAGTTGGTGCTAGGAATTGTGAGCGCCGATCTTGCGCCTGGAGAACATCTGCCAAGCACCAATCAATTGGCGCGCCGATTTCAGATCCATCCGAATACGGTTCGCGCTGCGTACCGTCATCTGGTAAAGACGGGATGGCTCGAATGGCGAAGGGGAAGCGGATTCTATGTTTGTGATTTCAAGAAGGATGCGAAAGTAAGTCCGGGTCTTGAGCTGGATCATCTCATTTCAACTTTTTTCAGGCTGGCTCGTGACAAGGGGTATTCATTAGAAGAAATTCAGACCCGTATTGTGCGTTGGTTTTCCGTGCAACCACCGGATCACATCTTAGTGATTGAGCCGGAACCTGAACTGCGCGAAATTTTGACGATTGAAATCGGTAAGCAGAATATCAAACGCGTGGATGGAATCAGCTTAGAAGAATGTTCCAAGCCCGAAAAATTCCTGGGCGCATTTTGTGTGGCCTTGTACGACAGTGCCAAAGCCGTGAAGGCGGTATTGCCGGCTGGAATTTCCTGTTTATTTTTGCATTCGCGATCTATTTCAAAGAATCTGCAAAACCAGATCAAACCTGGACCGGATACACTCATTACCGTTGTATCCAGATGGCCAAGTTTTCTTACCTGGTCACATACCACATTGGTAGCCGTGGGAATTGATTCTGAATCAATTCTGCTTCGTGACGCGCGGAATAAAAGTTGGGAGCGGGGATTAACGCCACGTGATTTCATCATCACCGACAGTCTTCTGGCCGGCCGTTTCCCGAAAAATTTCAAGCCACATGTTTTTCCCATTATCTCGGATGAATCGCTGCAGGAACTCCGCACACAATTTCAGACTTGACTTTGCAATCTCCAAAGGATTCATTTCAATCGAGTTAGAAGAGCAAGAACGTTCAAGACGGTTCCGTAGCGCCATGCTAAGCTCCATGATGAAAACACAGCAAAGTCATGATTGTCGGCTTAATCATTCTGTTCGCGCTCTTGGCTCACGCTGCCTTTGCTGAGGATGCTCCTGTATTGTACGGCGACAATCCTGATGTGGGCCGTTATCTCCGCATGGGTGATGCGGAAATATACTACGAGGTTTACGGGCAGGGTGAGCCGCTGGTGCTGCTTCATGGTGGCCTTTTCGGATACATCGCAGAATTCAAACACATCATTCCAGATCTAAGTCGTGATCATCTGGTAATCGCAATCGCGACGCGTGGACATGGAAAATCACAACTTGGCACAGAGCCGCTTTCCTATGGACTCATTGCCAAAGATTTCGCCGCGGTCATTCGTGAGGTAGAAAAGCAACCGGTGAACGTGCTCGGCTTCAGTGATGGAGCAATCGCTGCTTATCATCTGGCGGCGACATATCCGGAGCTGGTCAAACGACTGATCGCAGTGGGCGGACCACTTGGATTGAATCAATTTACGGATGAAGGATTGACTGAACTCGATGGCTATGACACGCTGGAAGAGCTGGAAAAACTAGCCCCTGACTTTGTCACGAACCGCAACAAACTAATGCCGGACCAGTCCGTCTGGAACCGCTTTCTTGCAGAATTAGTGAAAATGTGGAAGCAGCGCGAATACATCTCAATAGAACAGGTGCGATCCATCCGATGTCCCGCGCTGATCGCCGGCGGTGATCGCGATCCATATGTGAATACAGAACACTTCGTTGAAATCTATCGTCTCCTGCCGCAAGGTCAATTAGCAATTGTTCCTGAGTCAGGACATACTGTCTTCCACTCGAAACCGGCTTTCATGATTCAACTCATCCGCGATTTCTTGGACCGGCAATAGTTCGACACCAAGAACGCCAACCGGCGGGTCCATCCAGTAGCCGGAGATTTTGAAACCCCACACATCCCGATAGTACTCCGCCGTGCGTACAACGTCCGGTACAGTGAATTGTGGAACAATACTTTGAAAACGAACGTCAGGCTGTGTCATCGCTTTTTTGGCTGAACGGGCGGAGAGTGAAGCCCCAACGCGGCACCTGGCCGCGATACGCACGATAGCTCTCTTCAAATCGCGATTCCAGTGTAGGCTCCTCATAAATGACCACGGCAATATGGAAGATGATAAACATGAGCAATGCATATTCCAGAAGGGCGATGCTCCAAAAAAGCAACGCTTCCCCCAGGAGAACTGTGAGAACCCCGTTATACATAGGGTTGCGCGTGAAGCGATACAGGCCGCGAACGACGAGGAGTTTCGGCGGATCGATCGGTGCGAGGGTTCCGCGGCCGACGGAAAAAAAATCCCACACGCAACGAAGCAGAACCGAAGCACCAAGCACAGTAAGGCAACCAGCCAGCACTGAGGCAGCTGAAAGGTCAGGCATGTGAAGTTGATTTGTGGCCCGGAGAATTCGCATCGGGATATACACTGTAACGGTGCCGGGTATGATGATAACAAAAAAGACTGAGCGCATCGCAAGAAATATTCTCATAATGTCGCAAACTCAGTAGACGTCTCTTAATAATGATAGCGCTTCTCTTGGCGCGTTTTGCGAGTACATTGGCGCAAATCGCTAGTGCTGAGCACAAATCGGAGTCCTAAGATTGGAAGATGAAGGAGGTTGAGATTATGTATACGATTCGAGCTTACGCAGCTCAAAACCAAAATACACCGCTTGTTCCCTTTTCAATTCCGCGCCGCGATCCCGGCGCAAAGGATGTGCAAATCGAAATTCTTTACTGTGGGGTTTGTCATTCTGATCTTCATCAGGTTCGAAACGAATGGCAAAGTTTTATAAGTACAACTTATCCCTGCGTTCCCGGCCATGAGATCGTCGGACGTGTGACAAAGGTTGGTGCTGACGTTCGAAAGTTTAAGCGGGGAGACCTTGCGGCAGTCGGTTGCATGGTGGATTCTTGTCGCGTATGTGGAAATTGCAGAGAAGGGCTTGAACAATACTGTGATAACGGTCCGGTGTTCACATACAACGGTGAAGATAAACATCTGGGTAAACCAACTTATGGCGGATATTCCGAAAGCATTGTTGTCGATGAAGCATTCGTTTTGCGTGTGCCGGACAAGTTAGACCTTGCCGCGGCCGCTCCTTTGCTTTGTGCGGGAATCACCACTTATTCTCCACTGCGTTACTGGAAGGTTCGTGAAGGCAAGAAAGTGGGCATAGTCGGACTCGGTGGACTTGGCCACATGGCGGTGAAATTCTCAGACGCACTCGGAGCGAACGTCGTTCTTTTCACCACCTCTCCCAACAAGAAAGCTGATGCGCTGCGGCTGGGGGCCGATGAAGTGGTTAATTCGAAAGAAACACGCGAGATGCAAAAACATGTGAACAGCTTCGACTTTATTCTGGATACGGTTTCTGCGCCGCATGATGTTAGCGCCTATCTGGAGCTTCTGAAGCGCGACGGAACAATGACGCTTGTCGGAGCGCCGGAAAAACCTCATTCAGTACCAGTCTTCAACCTGATTTTGAAACGCCGCCGGCTCGCTGGATCTGGTATTGGTGGAGTTCAGGAAACTCAGGAGATGCTGGATTTCTGTGCCGAACACGGAATCGTCTGTGATACCGAAATGATCCCGATCCAAAAAATCAATGAGGCTTATGATCGTCTTCAAAAAGGCGATGTGAAGTATCGTTTTGTCATCGACATGGCTTCCTTAAAAGCATAAACTTGAGCTCAATCATGGCGAAACAATTCAGAATCTCAACTCTTTTTCCTCAGCGACTGGAAGAGTTCGGGCTTACGCCGGCTGTAGTGTTGCGCCACGCGGGTTTGCCGATCGGTTTGTTCAGCCGGGAAAAAATTCTTCTAACGACTGATGAGCTTTTCGCGCTGTGGCGCGCGATTGGCGAGGTAAGCCGCGATCCTGCCATCGGACTCAAGCTGGGAAGCGAACAACGGATCGAACGATATGATCCGATTGGAATTGCCGCACTCTATACTCGCTCGTTTCGAGATGCCTTGCAGCGAATTGCTCGATACAAACAGCTGACCTGTCCGGAGGAAATATCGCTCGTGGAGAACGATCGTGAATCCGCCGTTCAGTTTAAGTGGCTGCGAGCAAAGGAAGCAGAGCCCACAGTACTTCTGGAATGCTGCTTTGCATGGATCGTCAGCATCGGCAGGCGAGGAACGGGACGCGCCCTCACGCCGGTTCGAGTTGAGTTTCAGCGACCACCCACAAACCGGGAAGTATTTCAGTCTTACTTTCAATGCCCTGTAAAGTTCAAAGCCGCCCGTAACGCCTTGATCTTCAAGCGGTCAGATATCGATCAGCCGTTTCTGACGCACAATGCCGAACTGCTCGCCATGCTGGCTCCACATTTCGATGCCGAGCTCAACTCACAACAGGCGAAACAATCCACGCGTGACAATGTGAAGGAGATCCTAAAACGATTGCTTGCCGGACAGAGACCCGGGATGGAGGAAGTCGCGCAACAATTGAACATGAGCCGGCGAAGTTTGCAGCGCCGGCTCACAGAAAACGGCGTCACCTTCCAAAAATTGCTGGAAGAGGCGCGTCGCGAACTGGCTCATCATTATTTGATTTACTCGTCTCTGGAGTTGGCGCAGACTGCCTATCTGCTGGGCTATGAGAATTCCAATTCATTTTTCCGCGCATTTCACAGCTGGGAAGGAACTTCTCCCGGCAAATGGCGGGCGATGCACATGAACCTTCCGGAGGCTTCAGGAGGATCCCAGAACGTAAATCACCCAGGGTGAAACTGTGGTTTCACTTACCCATGTATATGGCTCGGTCTCCTTCCCCAGGGGTCGATGGGAATTGATTACTTTCAAACCCGCTTGATCGTACACTTCACGGTATCCTTCATCGGTCCAAAAGATGTCTTCTACGGGTCGCCTGTCCTCAACGTCAAGCATTACGACGTGGACGCGATCGCCGCACCGCGCCTTTTTGTTTTCAGGAAAGTCTTTTGTTGAAAATGAAGTCCATTCATGAACATAGACTTCCGGGGAGGACACGAGGTTCACGATCCGTCCATCCGGTTTGAGCAGATCTTTTAGGGAACGAAATAGCTTGACCTTCTTTTCCAGGGAGGGAATATTGTCGAAGGGAAACGCAGATAAAATCAGGTCAAAGGTCCCAGCTTCTATAATGCCAACTTCACCGTCTGGGACAAGTCGATAATCTCCCTGAGGGTCCCGCTCGCGGGCCCGCGTCAGCATCGACTCCGAGATGTCAAGGCCGATCACATCGAAGCCCAGATGTTTCAAAAATCTAGTAGAACGACCCGCACCGCACCCGAAGTCGATTGCCTTTCTACCCTGCACGTGTTCCGCGATGATCTCAGGCAGATCCCGGAACGCCAGGTAGTATGTTGCCGGAAATTCAAGCGTCGCGTAGGCCGCTGAACGCTCCTGATCGTCGTAAACGTTGGAGAATTTCGCGTTCATCTGTGTCGCTATCATTTTAGTCAAGAAAACTCGACAAGTTCAAGAATGTGCCCGCACCAATCCGATCTTCTCCCCTATCCGGTCTCTCTCTAGTTTCTTTTTCCTTTTTTGTTTGCGGCCGAAGCCGCACTGCGGATATGGTATAAGAAATCATTGTGAATAAACGAATTTTTTCAAAGCCTGTTTTGGCGATGATTCACAACAGCAAAATCATGGGAGTTCGTTCGGGAACGCAGCACCGATTTACCGGAATCTGGGTCGTAGTCGTGAAGGAGAGAGTATTCGTTCGTTCCTGGGAAAATAAACCGACCGGCTGGCACCACGCGTTTCTAAAAGATTCAACTGGAGCGATTCAAGTTTCCGGTCGCGAGATTGCTGTTCGCGCGAAAAGGGTCCGAGGCAAACGATTGATGGAAGCGATCGAAGAGGCATACGCAGAAAAATACAATACGAAGGCATCGCTCAAATATGTTCGCGGTTTTCGTTTAGAACAGCGGCGGATGACTACTATGGAATTCGTGCCAGTTTAAACAGGTTGACTATCCCGATCAATTCATTTCGAACGGCCGCGGAAACGTTTCTTAACTGCGCGTTTCTTGATCTCCTGAGCAAAGTACCATTGATGACCTTCCGGGTCCTCCGCGCCGTATCGGCGATGACCATAGAATGTATCCTCAAGTTCATCAAGAATCTTTGCGCCTGCTTTTCTGGCGCGTTGAAAATGCTTCACTACATCGGGAACGTTGATGTAGAGGGTTTGCGTTGCTTGTCCAAGCCGCTTCGGATTCTGGTATTTTGAGCCGGGGTATCCCATCATAATCGAATCCTCCCCGAATTTCATCGCCGCGTGATTGACTTTGCCGTCTGCTCCTAACATCGGTCTGCCGAATTTTCGAAAACCAAAGGCCTTAGAGAGAAACTTTAAAGCGGTGCTGACATCTTGATAATACAGATACGGTGTAATGGCCATCGAAGTAGCCTCCTCGTTATCGATGCATGCTTTAATAGATATTGTACTTCAGTCGGCACGAACAGTCCGCGCCACGCTGATATTCAACGAAGTGCCCGGCAACAATGTATTGACCACTTGAAGCGTATACACACCGGACGCGCTCAACTGTGAATCGATCCCTGAGAAACTCAATCCAGAAATCAAAGCCTGCCCCGACGCAATCAAATTTCCCGCAGGATCCAGCAATTTTACGCCTAAAGGCATTGGTGAACCTTCTATCAGCACGGAAACTTCCTGATCCGCCGGCCCGATGTTAAAGGTGCGTGTGATCAAAGCGCCTTCGCTGCTGTTTGCGCTGCCGCTATCTGTTTCCGAACGGAACTGAACGGCTGAAGCATTTGCGCCTTCGCCATCACAACTGATTTGAAATCCATCCACATACACAGTTCCTGAAACGTGAACGATCCGAATTTCATGCGTGCCGTTTGCCAGATTCGAAAAACTTACGGAGTGACCGAAACTGATTTTCCCCGTTCCGGCATACGAAAGAGTCTGATTTTTCACTCCATCAATATAGATGTCCGCCGTTCCTCCGGAACTGGAGAGCGCATAGAAATACGTTATCCCTGTTCCTTCGAAGACCACTCGAGTGGCAGCACCTTTCTTGTTGCTGCCCACCCGAACGTGATAACCGCCATTCGAAGCAGCGGAGTCCGTCTTGAAATGCCATCCGCCTGTATACTCGACAGCCGCATGCGAATCATCAATTGCCGGTGGTGGGTCAATTTGTAGTGCAAGCTTTCCGAGATCGGATCGCGTCAATGCATCGATTGCCTGCACGCGCGCGACATAATCACCCGGCGCCGGATAGGAATGGCTAACGCTGTTTGTTGTTGTTTCGAAAAACGGTGTGCCATCGCCGAAGTCCCACCGGTATTTGGTAAATTCGGCTTGACGGCTTGAAGTTGCGTTCGCTGTAAATTGAACTGTCGTGCAAGTTGTAATGCCTGCCAGAGCAACAGAAACATCATCGTTGACGAAATCTAACAGCAGACCCAGAGCCTGCGGCGCTGTCAGGTCCCCAAGGTTCGAATTCAAACCTTCTAATCCGACATGAAGCAGCGCGGCGCTCCAGTTTACTTTAGGCGTTTCATTCTCCAACGTGAGATCGGGAGCAACACCCGTTGCAACACCTGATTCTTCGCGCAAAGCATCGATTCCATTTCTAGTTGTTGTTTGGTAGTTGCCCAAAACTCTTGCGTGCGGAGCGATGTTTTCAGCGTTATACAACTGGATGCATCCGTCATCTTTATCTGCTGCTTCCGCTTTGCGGCCCGCATCCGGAAAGATCTGATTGTTTGCGCCATCTCCACCGTTGTTTACACTCACATCACCCTCACGGCCAAAGAGTTCAAACTTGGTGATCAGCACATCGGCAGGAGTTGTGACTGCGTAGAAATCCGCATCGCTGGTAATGTTTGTACAGTTCGCAGGTTCCTTTTCAAAACCACGAATGAAGCCAGCCATCGATGTGAGGTTAAAGTCACTACCGGTATTTTGGTTATACAGGATCTGTGAGTTGAGGTCCTGACCAATCGCGATCAGTTTGCCGCCACCGGTCAAATAATCCTGCAGCGGAAAAGAGCCGCCCACGTGAGTAGTGGACCAGTTCGTGAAGTTGTCTCCCATATAAAGAATTGCGGTTCTATAGTTCTGCAATTGCACGAGCGTGACGCCCGGATTGCCATTGGCCGCTGTGGAAATTCCGCCATCAAAGAGGTCATAAGTAAGTCCGAGTGAGCTGAGCGCGCCTGTGTAGAAGGACCTGAAATCGCCGGCGCCACTTGCAGTCCGGTCCCAATCAATCAGCAGAACATCTTTGACCGCGCTTGCATCCTGAATCCTTACATAATAAGGAAGGCGATAACTCTTTCCATTTCCTGTAATTTCCACAAAACCTTCAAAGTCACCGGCAGGCGCTCCGGAAGTAGAAAGGTTGAGTGTGAACGAACCACCTGGACTGGAAAATGAAGAAGGCGCTGCCGTAACATTTACCGCAGAGTGGCCGATGACCGGAATGATGCTCACTGTATATTGCAAAAGAGGTTGTCCCTGCCCTCGCATATCTGTTGCAATGATGTTCGCGTTTCCGGATTGACCGGAGGAAAGCAGTCCAAAGCTGACACTGGATGGAGTGAAAGTGAGATCAGGATTTACAAGCCTCGCAGCATCGACGCGCCCTGCGCCCCGGTGCTTTGCAAGCGCAGGAATACTGAACGCGGTATCCAGGAACATCGCGGTATTCGCATCATTCATGATCGCGCTTTTCACCTGAGCGGGTGTCCATGTTGGATGAAGCGCTTTCACCAGAGCCGCAATACCGGTGATGTGAGGCGTTGACATTGACGTTCCGCTGAGCTGTTCGAAGAACGGAGGGGTTACTGTTCCTGCCGCATCTGTAATTGAAGAAAGAATGTTTGCGCCAGGTGCAGCAATATCCGGCTTGACAGTCATGATGGCAGAAGGACCGCGACTGCTGAAGCTGGAAACAGTGTCCGGCCACGCAGTCGTTAACCGCGCGACCGGACCTTTTATGGACGCATTAGGAGCTGCATTGGCGGCCGCCCACGTCACCATACCAAGTCCATCTGTTTTGCTGATCATCACTGATGGAATGACCGGAGGATTGAAGCCACCCATCACAGTGGGAGGATCGTCTGCGTTATTGTGAACAATCATCGCAACCGCGCCTGCCGCCATCACATTGTTCTTTTTCGCATCAAACGTGCATGTGCCGCGCGAAACCAGCGCGATTTTGCCGGTCATGCTTCCCGCCGGCAACGCGGCGCAAGCCTGACCCGCGCTGCCTGATGTGCCTCCCGGCGTCACGACATATTCCCCTGAAATTGTTGTGACGATCGGTGGAGCCGGAGCAGCTCCGGGAATGCCTACACGATCCTGCAATGAAGGAGGCGCGCCTGTTACGCTCACCGCATTCGAAAAAAGACGCGCATGAGTGCTGCTGGCAACGGTGATTATCCGCTCACTGTTTTTCCACGAACCGGTGATGTTGCTGTCGCCATTCGCGCCCGCATTTCCCGCAGAAGCACACACGATCACTCCAGCATCTGTTGCGCCTTCCAATGCAATTTTGACCGGATCATGAATAGAATCGGTGGTGAGCCATCGCGAATGTCCCAAACTGATATTCAAACTATCCGCCTCATCTTTGATCACATCTTCGATCGCGGCGATAAATTCAGCCGTGTCTCCATCGAGTCTGTAACTCATGATGTACGCGCCGGGCGCCATTCCTGAAAGATTCAGATTGAAAACTTCGGTGCCCGAATTGTATTGATAAATGCCTTCTACGCCAGCCATGATTCCCGCAACGTGCGTCGCGTGAAGAGAGCCTGGCCCAAATGGAGTGGCGGTTGTGTCGCCTGGCGGAGCATAAGTGCTAGCAACGATGACTTTGTTGCTGGCGAAGGTTGCCACCGGAAGAGGGGTTCTGACACCTCCGGCCACACGTTCGGCTCTTGGATAACCGGAGGGCGCCTGATATCCACTCGGATTGAAGAAAGGATGATTCGCGTTTGTGCCGCTGTCGATTAGAGCCACACGCTGACCAGCACCCGCGCCTAAAGGATCGGGTGGAAGCGCCGACCAGAGTCCGGAAATGCCAAGCAGGTTTCTGCTCTCATCTGTCTCAAATTCCAGCGGATAAGTTTCTGTAACCGCAACAACGCCTGGAAGTTTTCGGACCGCATTGATCTGGCTGCGAAATAATTTCAATGCAAAACCGTTGAAGCCGATCCGGTATCGCCAGTGAATTTCCAAACCTGGCGCAGCAATCACAATCTGCGGCTCCAGCGCCGCTTGCTTCTGAGCGAGATACGCCACATACGCCTGACACGCGGGAGCAAGAATATTCAGATGACCATCTGCAGTTCGGGCCTGCAACACTCCCTGCAATGTTGGAATCGTATCCTTGTACTGCGACAACGAAGGATCGGAAAGCTGAACGATCGCGCGAACCCGATCGTCCGCGGAAACAGCACACACAAAAAGTGTAATGAATAAGAAAGATGTTATGAGACGGTGAAATAAGGCCTTCATGGTTCCCTCCTGATTAAAGGATTTACCAGCAAGGGAAACGCGACAATGAGGGAAACACCCTAAAAGCGCGAGGAACTCACCTCATTCTTTCTGCAAACGGCGCGCGCGCGCAACGATCTGACCCTCTCGATCTCGCAAAGCAAGACCCATAGATCTTCCATCCTTCAGTTCAAATTCCAGATTCGTGCTCCCCTGAATGAACAAATGAAAATTCACGAACTTGTTAGTGGACTGCGGTCGGAAAGGAGGGACCATGGGTAAAGGAAAGTCCGGAAACCACATCAGCGATTCTGAAGGTCCCCAGACCCAGCGGTAATATTTTGTTCCATTCGCGAAGTTTAGAATGGAATAGGTTTCTGCATATAGACTTTTTTTGCTTTGAAAAATTGGCACTGTTCCTAGAACTTTATAGCGCTCCATCTTCCCAAAACGCTTCTGTGCCTCTTCCCATTCCGGTTTGAAGCGAGCCATTCCTTCTTTGCCCAGTAGTTCAGCCAAATGATCCAGTTTGCCCTGAAATAGTTCGCTCAAGATCTTTTCGCATTTCTTGGTGTTCTTTTCAAGAAGACTCAACAGATCTTTGCTTCCGGGCACAGGAAGCTCCAGCTTCGAATAAAATGATGCGTCCCAGTTGTCCGGAATCCCGGGAACAAAACGATTCACAGCGCGTTGGTCCTGTGGAGCTACCATTAACGAATCACCAACGACGGAAATCCTTACGGTGCCGTTATCATCAAACGAATATGTCCCTTCATAGTTCTTAAGATTAACTCGCTTATGGACGCTAATATCGGGAGGAAGTTTGTAGGGCTTACCTGATAAGATGAATTTAAAAATCGACGGACGAACAGCCGGCATCAAAGCCTCGCGCACCGGAAAATCCGCGATCGCAAGGTTCGTGAGGCCGATAACG
Proteins encoded in this window:
- a CDS encoding GntR family transcriptional regulator; the protein is MKLWLSKSSKVPLHEQLTTQLVLGIVSADLAPGEHLPSTNQLARRFQIHPNTVRAAYRHLVKTGWLEWRRGSGFYVCDFKKDAKVSPGLELDHLISTFFRLARDKGYSLEEIQTRIVRWFSVQPPDHILVIEPEPELREILTIEIGKQNIKRVDGISLEECSKPEKFLGAFCVALYDSAKAVKAVLPAGISCLFLHSRSISKNLQNQIKPGPDTLITVVSRWPSFLTWSHTTLVAVGIDSESILLRDARNKSWERGLTPRDFIITDSLLAGRFPKNFKPHVFPIISDESLQELRTQFQT
- a CDS encoding alpha/beta hydrolase — encoded protein: MIVGLIILFALLAHAAFAEDAPVLYGDNPDVGRYLRMGDAEIYYEVYGQGEPLVLLHGGLFGYIAEFKHIIPDLSRDHLVIAIATRGHGKSQLGTEPLSYGLIAKDFAAVIREVEKQPVNVLGFSDGAIAAYHLAATYPELVKRLIAVGGPLGLNQFTDEGLTELDGYDTLEELEKLAPDFVTNRNKLMPDQSVWNRFLAELVKMWKQREYISIEQVRSIRCPALIAGGDRDPYVNTEHFVEIYRLLPQGQLAIVPESGHTVFHSKPAFMIQLIRDFLDRQ
- a CDS encoding isoprenylcysteine carboxylmethyltransferase family protein, translating into MRIFLAMRSVFFVIIIPGTVTVYIPMRILRATNQLHMPDLSAASVLAGCLTVLGASVLLRCVWDFFSVGRGTLAPIDPPKLLVVRGLYRFTRNPMYNGVLTVLLGEALLFWSIALLEYALLMFIIFHIAVVIYEEPTLESRFEESYRAYRGQVPRWGFTLRPFSQKSDDTA
- a CDS encoding NAD(P)-dependent alcohol dehydrogenase produces the protein MYTIRAYAAQNQNTPLVPFSIPRRDPGAKDVQIEILYCGVCHSDLHQVRNEWQSFISTTYPCVPGHEIVGRVTKVGADVRKFKRGDLAAVGCMVDSCRVCGNCREGLEQYCDNGPVFTYNGEDKHLGKPTYGGYSESIVVDEAFVLRVPDKLDLAAAAPLLCAGITTYSPLRYWKVREGKKVGIVGLGGLGHMAVKFSDALGANVVLFTTSPNKKADALRLGADEVVNSKETREMQKHVNSFDFILDTVSAPHDVSAYLELLKRDGTMTLVGAPEKPHSVPVFNLILKRRRLAGSGIGGVQETQEMLDFCAEHGIVCDTEMIPIQKINEAYDRLQKGDVKYRFVIDMASLKA
- a CDS encoding AraC family transcriptional regulator, which produces MAKQFRISTLFPQRLEEFGLTPAVVLRHAGLPIGLFSREKILLTTDELFALWRAIGEVSRDPAIGLKLGSEQRIERYDPIGIAALYTRSFRDALQRIARYKQLTCPEEISLVENDRESAVQFKWLRAKEAEPTVLLECCFAWIVSIGRRGTGRALTPVRVEFQRPPTNREVFQSYFQCPVKFKAARNALIFKRSDIDQPFLTHNAELLAMLAPHFDAELNSQQAKQSTRDNVKEILKRLLAGQRPGMEEVAQQLNMSRRSLQRRLTENGVTFQKLLEEARRELAHHYLIYSSLELAQTAYLLGYENSNSFFRAFHSWEGTSPGKWRAMHMNLPEASGGSQNVNHPG
- a CDS encoding class I SAM-dependent methyltransferase produces the protein MIATQMNAKFSNVYDDQERSAAYATLEFPATYYLAFRDLPEIIAEHVQGRKAIDFGCGAGRSTRFLKHLGFDVIGLDISESMLTRARERDPQGDYRLVPDGEVGIIEAGTFDLILSAFPFDNIPSLEKKVKLFRSLKDLLKPDGRIVNLVSSPEVYVHEWTSFSTKDFPENKKARCGDRVHVVMLDVEDRRPVEDIFWTDEGYREVYDQAGLKVINSHRPLGKETEPYTWVSETTVSPWVIYVLGSS
- a CDS encoding DUF2255 family protein, producing MNKRIFSKPVLAMIHNSKIMGVRSGTQHRFTGIWVVVVKERVFVRSWENKPTGWHHAFLKDSTGAIQVSGREIAVRAKRVRGKRLMEAIEEAYAEKYNTKASLKYVRGFRLEQRRMTTMEFVPV
- a CDS encoding VOC family protein; the protein is MAITPYLYYQDVSTALKFLSKAFGFRKFGRPMLGADGKVNHAAMKFGEDSIMMGYPGSKYQNPKRLGQATQTLYINVPDVVKHFQRARKAGAKILDELEDTFYGHRRYGAEDPEGHQWYFAQEIKKRAVKKRFRGRSK
- a CDS encoding S8 family serine peptidase, whose amino-acid sequence is MKALFHRLITSFLFITLFVCAVSADDRVRAIVQLSDPSLSQYKDTIPTLQGVLQARTADGHLNILAPACQAYVAYLAQKQAALEPQIVIAAPGLEIHWRYRIGFNGFALKLFRSQINAVRKLPGVVAVTETYPLEFETDESRNLLGISGLWSALPPDPLGAGAGQRVALIDSGTNANHPFFNPSGYQAPSGYPRAERVAGGVRTPLPVATFASNKVIVASTYAPPGDTTATPFGPGSLHATHVAGIMAGVEGIYQYNSGTEVFNLNLSGMAPGAYIMSYRLDGDTAEFIAAIEDVIKDEADSLNISLGHSRWLTTDSIHDPVKIALEGATDAGVIVCASAGNAGANGDSNITGSWKNSERIITVASSTHARLFSNAVSVTGAPPSLQDRVGIPGAAPAPPIVTTISGEYVVTPGGTSGSAGQACAALPAGSMTGKIALVSRGTCTFDAKKNNVMAAGAVAMIVHNNADDPPTVMGGFNPPVIPSVMISKTDGLGMVTWAAANAAPNASIKGPVARLTTAWPDTVSSFSSRGPSAIMTVKPDIAAPGANILSSITDAAGTVTPPFFEQLSGTSMSTPHITGIAALVKALHPTWTPAQVKSAIMNDANTAMFLDTAFSIPALAKHRGAGRVDAARLVNPDLTFTPSSVSFGLLSSGQSGNANIIATDMRGQGQPLLQYTVSIIPVIGHSAVNVTAAPSSFSSPGGSFTLNLSTSGAPAGDFEGFVEITGNGKSYRLPYYVRIQDASAVKDVLLIDWDRTASGAGDFRSFYTGALSSLGLTYDLFDGGISTAANGNPGVTLVQLQNYRTAILYMGDNFTNWSTTHVGGSFPLQDYLTGGGKLIAIGQDLNSQILYNQNTGSDFNLTSMAGFIRGFEKEPANCTNITSDADFYAVTTPADVLITKFELFGREGDVSVNNGGDGANNQIFPDAGRKAEAADKDDGCIQLYNAENIAPHARVLGNYQTTTRNGIDALREESGVATGVAPDLTLENETPKVNWSAALLHVGLEGLNSNLGDLTAPQALGLLLDFVNDDVSVALAGITTCTTVQFTANATSSRQAEFTKYRWDFGDGTPFFETTTNSVSHSYPAPGDYVARVQAIDALTRSDLGKLALQIDPPPAIDDSHAAVEYTGGWHFKTDSAASNGGYHVRVGSNKKGAATRVVFEGTGITYFYALSSSGGTADIYIDGVKNQTLSYAGTGKISFGHSVSFSNLANGTHEIRIVHVSGTVYVDGFQISCDGEGANASAVQFRSETDSGSANSSEGALITRTFNIGPADQEVSVLIEGSPMPLGVKLLDPAGNLIASGQALISGLSFSGIDSQLSASGVYTLQVVNTLLPGTSLNISVARTVRAD